TGGATCTTGCCGTCGCGGCTGTAGTCCGGCCAGCTGTTGTAGTTGCCGCTGCTGAACTCTACCTGTTTGAAGGCGCCGGATTCGCTGCGCGCGCGGGCCAGCGCCTTGTTCAGGTGGTCGGCCAGCACGGCCGGCTGGGCCTGGCGCTCCTGCACGTACAGGCTGGCGTTGATTTCGTCATTGGGCAGTTCGCGCTGCACATTGGCGCTGAGGTTGAGCAGTGTGCCGCTATCGGCCAGTGCCGGCAGGGCGGGTGTCAGGGTGGCGAGCAGCAGGCTGCCGAGGACAAAGCTACGCATGGGAACTCCCATAGTGAACGAGCGCTATCTGACTGCGACCGGTTTGCCGGGTTCAGTTACCGTGGCCGCCGGATACAGCGGCAGGCTGCTGCATACCAGGTTGCGGCCGCGCTGCTTGGCATCATACAGCGCCATGTCCGCGTCATGATAGAGCGCATCCAGGCTTTGTGCCGGGCTCTGGCGGATGGCCAGGCCGATGCTGGTGGTGATCTGGAAGGACGCCTGGCCCGGCGCGCTGATCCAGCTTGCGGCCAACTGGCTGCGCACCGCCTCCGCCACTTGCCAGGCCTGGGCGGCGGCAACATCGTGCAGCAGCACTGCGAACTCCTCGCCACCCAGCCGGGCGCTGATGCTGCCGGCCGGCAGGGCGATTTTGAGGATGGCGGCAACGTGTTGCAATGCAGCATCACCTGCCTGGTGGCCATGGTTGTCGTTGATGCGCTTGAACAGGTCCAGGTCCATCATCAGCAGCGCATGGCGGCAGTGCTGCTGCTGGCTGAACAGCGCCTTCACCTGCTGCTCGAAGGCGCGGCGGTTGCTCAGGCCGGTCAGCGCGTCCAGCATCGCCATCTGCTCCAGCCGCTGCTGCATGCGCTCGAACACCAGGTAGAGCAGCCCAAGCGTCTTGGCGAACTCCAGCATGCTGGCAAGCAGCTGCTGCAGCGGCAGGCCGGTGTTGCGCAGCGGGTTGAGCACCGGGTGCTGCAGCATATAAAAGGTACGGTACAGGTAGCTTGCCACCAGCAGCAGGATGATGCCGCCCACCAGCCGGTAGCTGCCGCGCTGCCGGTGCGCTGGCACGCGGAACAGCTCATGCAGCGTCAGCATGGCAAACAGCAGGTAGATCGGGCCGTACAGCAGCGAGCGCAGCGCCGTGTCGCCATGGAACAGCAGCACTATCCACAGCAGGCTGAAACCGCCCCACAGCGTGGCGGCGGGCCGCCACGGCAGCGGTCGCAGCTGGAATTCCGCCAGCCCCAGCCAGGTGCCGGCAAAGCTGGCAAACAGCAGTGAATTGGCCGCCACCACGCCCAGCCACGGTGTGAGTACGTCGCGTGCCATCAGCAGCGCAACACCGGACACCCCCAGCAGGCCGCTGACACCCCAGAAGCGCAGCGAGCGCTCGTGCGGATGCACGTGACCCATCAGCAACAGCAGCAGGGACAGCAGTAGCAGGGTGGCGGTCAGCAGGAAGTAAAGCGTGAAGGGGTCCAGCAGTTGCATGCTTGCTGCCGAATATTTCGATAAATGGAGAGTACCTGCTTGCCCGCTGTTTGCCTATTGCAGCACC
This Vogesella sp. LIG4 DNA region includes the following protein-coding sequences:
- a CDS encoding GGDEF domain-containing protein; its protein translation is MQLLDPFTLYFLLTATLLLLSLLLLLMGHVHPHERSLRFWGVSGLLGVSGVALLMARDVLTPWLGVVAANSLLFASFAGTWLGLAEFQLRPLPWRPAATLWGGFSLLWIVLLFHGDTALRSLLYGPIYLLFAMLTLHELFRVPAHRQRGSYRLVGGIILLLVASYLYRTFYMLQHPVLNPLRNTGLPLQQLLASMLEFAKTLGLLYLVFERMQQRLEQMAMLDALTGLSNRRAFEQQVKALFSQQQHCRHALLMMDLDLFKRINDNHGHQAGDAALQHVAAILKIALPAGSISARLGGEEFAVLLHDVAAAQAWQVAEAVRSQLAASWISAPGQASFQITTSIGLAIRQSPAQSLDALYHDADMALYDAKQRGRNLVCSSLPLYPAATVTEPGKPVAVR